The Epinephelus lanceolatus isolate andai-2023 chromosome 1, ASM4190304v1, whole genome shotgun sequence genome has a window encoding:
- the LOC117256487 gene encoding alpha-1,3-galactosyltransferase 2-like translates to MGHIQRTKTLLKCLLGIPVTLCVLYLISPSMRLLIGLLPMDKCSLESTKMLSLDCSVDATLDLWSRPDVQTCTSWNAPIIWEGMFDPDLYDQAHKMKGSSVALTVFAVGRYLDVYLATFLNSAEEHFMLGLPVTYYVFTDVPEKVPDIKLAPQRSIKVFKVEKNSRWQDISMMRMKTISDVIESDIRHSCTHVFCFDVDQVFTGRFGSEALGESVALLHAHYYHLPQMLFTYDRNPKSKAFMQSGDFYYHAAIFGGSWKSVKALTEACYQSIMEDKQNNVEALWHDESHLNKYMWLHKPSRVLSPEYCWDTSIGYRSDIRVNRLLWALKHYDTLRTP, encoded by the exons ATGGG ACACATTCAGAGGACGAAGACTCTTCTGAAGTGTCTCCTTGGCATTCCTGTCACGCTCTGTGTTTTATACTTAATATCTCCATCTATGAG GCTTTTAATAGGCCTCCTGCCGATGGACAAATGCTCCTTGGAAAGTACAAAGATGCTGAGTCTGGACTGCAGTGTGGACGCCACCCTCGATCTTTG GTCCAGACCTGATGTGCAAACTTGTACATCCTGGAATGCTCCCATCATCTGGGAAGGGATGTTTGACCCTGACCTTTACGACCAAGCGCACAAGATGAAAGGATCCTCTGTGGCTCTCACAGTGTTTGCTGTTGGCAG GTACCTGGATGTGTACCTGGCGACCTTCCTGAACTCCGCAGAGGAGCACTTCATGTTGGGTTTGCCTGTGACATATTATGTCTTTACGGATGTGCCAGAGAAGGTGCCGGACATCAAGCTCGCTCCTCAGCGAAGCATAAAGGTTTTCAAAGTGGAGAAGAACTCCAGGTGGCAGGACATCTCTATGATGCGAATGAAGACCATATCAGATGTCATAGAGTCAGACATTCGTCACAGCTGCACACACGTCTTCTGCTTTGACGTGGATCAGGTGTTCACAGGGAGATTTGGCTCAGAGGCTCTGGGCGAGTCTGTGGCCCTGCTCCACGCCCATTACTACCACCTCCCACAGATGCTGTTTACGTACGACCGCAACCCAAAGTCCAAGGCGTTCATGCAAAGTGGGGACTTCTACTACCATGCTGCCATCTTCGGAGGCTCGTGGAAGAGTGTAAAAGCACTGACTGAGGCCTGCTACCAGAGCATCATGGAGGACAAGCAGAACAATGTGGAGGCTCTGTGGCACGATGAGAGTCACCTCAACAAGTACATGTGGCTTCACAAACCAAGCAGGGTGCTCTCTCCGGAGTACTGCTGGGACACCAGCATCGGCTACAGGAGTGACATACGAGTCAATCGACTACTTTGGGCGCTGAAACATTACGACACACTTCGCACACCTTAG
- the znf362a gene encoding zinc finger protein 362a isoform X3, translating into MAEPRFNNPYFWPPPPAMPGQLDNLVLINKIKEQLMAEKIRPPHLPAASAPSQQPLLAPPIQADGSQQGMSKAHQMPVLHSHSPSQPDIALHARPASSSVTGRILGDVNLNLDDKAAIKARGLWEDWHLRQLIDHPSRTNHVSGVALASRTGNLNTSEIITPTTPTSSSHSRLGGAPTPHLISELACSQGMEPGKNNGGLVGLLGPPPKEERGRKRIKAENGSSLLVVPYPILASGNDQSCVTITAKEGKTYRCKVCPLTFFSKSDMQIHSKTHTEAKAHKCPHCTKSFANASYLAQHLRIHLGIKPYRCSYCEKCFRQLSHLQQHTRIHTGDRPYKCTHPGCEKAFTQLSNLQSHQRQHNKDKPFKCSNCFRAYSDSASLQIHLSAHAIKNAKAYCCSMCGRAYTSETYLMKHMSKHTMVEHVVSHHSPQHRTESPTIPIRISLI; encoded by the exons CTGGATAACCTAGTCTTGATCAATAAAATCAAGGAGCAGCTGATGGCAGAGAAGATCAGACCGCCACATCTGCCTGCTGCCTCAGCCCCTTCTCAACAGCCCTTACTGGCTCCCCCCATCCAGGCGGATGGCAGCCAGCAAGGGATGTCCAAAGCTCACCAGATGCCGGTTCTCCACAGCCACAGCCCGTCTCAGCCTGATATCGCCCTGCACGCCCGCCCCGCCTCCAGCTCAGTCACAG GTCGTATTCTGGGGGATGTAAACTTGAATCTGGACGATAAGGCAGCTATAAAAGCCAGAGGATTATGGGAAGACTGGCATCTGCGTCAACTGATAGACCATCCCTCTAGGACAAACCATGTCTCAG GTGTGGCACTGGCATCCAGAACAGGCAACCTCAACACCTCAGAGATCATCACCCCAACCACGCCCACCTCAAGCAGCCACAGCCGGCTGGGCGGAGCCCCCACACCTcacctcatctcagagttagcTTGCAGCCAAGGGATGGAGCCCGGGAAAAACAACGGGGGACTTGTGGGACTCCTCGGCCCTCCTCCAAAGGAGGAACGGGGACGTAAGAGGATCAAAGCAGAGAATGGGTCATCTCTTCTGGTGGTGCCCTACCCAATCCTAGCCTCAGGCAACGACCAATCCTGTGTCACCATTACTGCCAAAGAGGGAAAAACCTACAG GTGTAAAGTTTGTCCGCTGACCTTCTTCTCCAAGTCAGACATGCAGATCCACTCGAAAACGCACACAGAGGCGAAGGCTCACAAGTGTCCTCACTGCACGAAGTCCTTTGCAAATGCATCGTACCTGGCCCAGCACCTGCGCATACACTTGGGTATCAAACCTTACCGCTGCTCCTACTGCGAGAAATGCTTTCGCCAGCTCTCCCATCTTCAGCAGCACACCAG aatccacacaggtgatcGGCCGTACAAATGCACCCATCCAGGATGTGAAAAAGCTTTTACTCAGCTATCTAATCTGCAG TCTCACCAGAGGCAGCACAACAAAGACAAGCCCTTCAAATGTTCCAACTGTTTTCGTGCCTACTCAGACTCTGCCTCGCTGCAGATTCACCTGTCCGCACACGCCATCAAAAACGCCAAGGCCTACTGCTGCAGCATGTGCGGCCGGGCGTACACGTCG gaGACGTACCTCATGAAACACATGTCTAAACACACAATGGTGGAACATGTGGTGTCCCATCACTCCCCTCAACACAGGACAGAGTCTCCCACCATCCCTATACGGATCTCCCTcatctga